From a region of the Nodosilinea sp. PGN35 genome:
- a CDS encoding CU044_2847 family protein has product MTQLVPIRLEDGTEIYMEATNDVVAPASLAPDAYGETTRTAKGLGMPTQAIQTHAAQSFKAIEGTIRTYTSYTMNAFKDMATANVEKVTLEFGLKVGGEAGVPYVTKGTAESNLKITVECSFN; this is encoded by the coding sequence ATGACTCAACTGGTACCGATCCGCCTGGAGGATGGCACCGAAATTTATATGGAAGCCACCAACGACGTGGTTGCCCCTGCTTCCTTAGCCCCAGACGCCTATGGCGAAACCACCCGCACCGCCAAAGGGTTAGGCATGCCCACCCAGGCCATCCAGACCCATGCCGCCCAGAGCTTTAAGGCCATTGAAGGCACCATCCGCACCTATACCAGCTACACCATGAATGCCTTCAAGGACATGGCCACCGCCAATGTCGAAAAAGTCACCCTAGAGTTCGGCCTTAAGGTCGGCGGAGAGGCAGGCGTTCCCTACGTTACTAAAGGCACCGCTGAGAGCAATCTCAAAATTACGGTGGAGTGCTCATTCAACTAA
- a CDS encoding 2TM domain-containing protein: protein MFDSQRKQRLQNDVAQFAIWGGGALVFQLVTGGWLWNPLLYIVLGPWALQIAWDAWRIYRPNNYTYRKEFERWRRKQQMKRAVGGAVRRLLGPS, encoded by the coding sequence GTGTTTGACAGCCAGCGCAAACAGCGGCTACAAAACGACGTTGCACAATTTGCTATTTGGGGTGGCGGCGCGCTGGTGTTTCAGCTGGTAACCGGGGGCTGGCTGTGGAACCCGCTGCTGTACATTGTCTTGGGCCCCTGGGCGCTGCAGATCGCCTGGGATGCCTGGCGCATCTACCGCCCCAACAACTACACCTACCGCAAAGAGTTTGAGCGCTGGCGGCGCAAACAGCAGATGAAGCGGGCCGTCGGTGGGGCGGTGCGGCGGCTGCTGGGGCCGTCGTAA
- the hypB gene encoding hydrogenase nickel incorporation protein HypB → MHQTFDAALGIDLLHANQAGADHNRAHFDRWGITCLNVMSSPGAGKTALLEKTLAALHQELAIAVIEGDMTTELDADRLRQYGVPVVAINTGRSCHLDAKMVAGGIHTLEHQHDPNALDLVLVENVGNLVCPAEFEVGEHAKVALLSVTEGEDKPLKYPIMFQEADCLLITKIDLAPYLEVSIEQIAANVRQMNPDCTIISVSAKTGEGLEEWFGWVRDRVSSSTPAKTHAHL, encoded by the coding sequence ATGCACCAAACCTTTGACGCTGCCCTAGGAATCGATCTGCTCCACGCCAACCAGGCCGGGGCCGACCACAACCGCGCCCACTTCGATCGCTGGGGCATCACCTGCCTGAACGTGATGAGCAGCCCGGGGGCGGGCAAAACGGCGCTGCTGGAGAAAACGCTGGCGGCGCTGCACCAGGAACTGGCGATCGCCGTGATCGAAGGCGACATGACCACCGAGCTGGATGCCGACCGACTGCGGCAGTACGGCGTGCCCGTGGTGGCGATCAACACGGGGCGATCGTGCCACCTCGACGCCAAGATGGTGGCCGGGGGGATTCACACCCTGGAGCATCAGCACGACCCCAACGCCCTTGACCTGGTGCTGGTGGAAAACGTGGGCAACCTGGTCTGCCCCGCCGAGTTTGAGGTGGGCGAACACGCCAAAGTCGCCTTGCTGAGCGTTACCGAGGGGGAAGACAAGCCCCTCAAGTACCCAATCATGTTCCAGGAGGCCGACTGCCTGCTGATCACCAAGATCGACCTGGCCCCCTACCTGGAGGTGAGCATCGAGCAGATTGCGGCCAATGTGCGGCAGATGAACCCCGACTGCACCATCATTTCCGTATCGGCTAAGACCGGTGAGGGGCTGGAGGAGTGGTTTGGGTGGGTGCGCGATCGCGTGTCATCTTCTACCCCAGCCAAGACCCACGCTCACCTCTGA
- the hypA gene encoding hydrogenase maturation nickel metallochaperone HypA, producing MHETDMTKALILTVRDWWEAQPGEPAIAKVHLTVGKFTCVEPVSLQFAFEVQTKGTFLEGAELVINETPLIAYCHDCQSEYRPEIGLQYACPTCGSPMGDIRSGRELKIDRVEYAETTVPS from the coding sequence ATGCATGAAACTGATATGACCAAGGCGCTGATTCTCACCGTGCGCGACTGGTGGGAGGCACAGCCGGGAGAGCCTGCGATCGCAAAAGTCCATCTCACCGTGGGCAAGTTCACCTGTGTGGAACCCGTCAGCCTGCAATTTGCCTTTGAGGTGCAGACCAAAGGCACCTTTTTAGAAGGGGCTGAACTGGTGATCAACGAAACGCCGCTGATTGCCTACTGCCACGACTGCCAGAGCGAGTACCGGCCCGAAATTGGCCTGCAATACGCCTGCCCCACCTGCGGCTCCCCCATGGGCGACATCCGCTCCGGGCGGGAGCTAAAGATCGATCGGGTAGAGTATGCCGAAACAACAGTTCCATCGTAG